The following coding sequences are from one Schizosaccharomyces osmophilus chromosome 1, complete sequence window:
- the smp2 gene encoding Schizosaccharomyces specific microprotein Smp2, with protein MEENKENQLNLPKLSIPENIQVFQGKYYTLDGEQTPNPDGAAEFKTCKALYYKSKKPIPGR; from the coding sequence atggaagaaaacaaagaaaatcaattgAATTTGCCCAAATTATCAATCCCTGAGAATATACAGGTATTCCAGGGCAAATACTATACGCTGGACGGTGAACAAACACCAAACCCAGATGGTGCAGCCGAGTTTAAAACCTGTAAAGCGTTATACtacaaatcaaaaaaacCAATCCCTGGGAGATAA
- the ykt6 gene encoding SNARE Ykt6 produces MKLYSISILRFDPKPVQLLCTASDLSSFSFFQRSTVGEFMTFFTKTVTERTSPGQRQDVEESDYVFHVYNRSDGLCGVIASDKEYPLRVAYTLLNKLLDEFVTKNPRQKWESGAVTLPFPELDTYLSKYQDPKQADTIMRVQQELDETKDVLHRTIESVLARGEKLDDLIARSDNLSSQSRMFYKSAKKQNSCCLIQ; encoded by the exons atgaagctGTATTCAATTTCTATTCTTCGGTTTGACCCAAAGCCAGTTCAGTTGCTATGTACAGCTTCAGATCTTTCGAGCTTCTCCTTCTTTCAGAGGTCTAC TGTTGGAGAGTTCATGACATTTTTTACGAAGACGGTGACGGAAAGAACTAGCCCTGGACAAAGACAAGACGTTGAAGAATCAGACTATGTATTTCATGTTTATAATCGTTCAGATGGTTTGTGTGGTGTCATTGCAAGCGACAAAGAATATCCTTTGCGAGTCGCATACACTTTGTTGAATAAATTATTAGATGAGTTTGTTACAAAAAACCCTCGTCAAAAATGGGAGTCTGGTGCAGTTACCCTTCCATTCCCAGAGCTCGATACGTACTTATCAAAATACCAGGATCCGAAACAGGCAGACACAATTATGCGTGTGCAGCAAGAATTGGATGAGACAAAGGATGTGCTTCATAGAACCATTGAAAGTGTTTTAGCTCGTGGTGAGAAACTGGATGATTTGATTGCTCGTAGCGACAATTTGTCTAGTCAATCTCGTATGTTTTACAAGTCTgcaaagaaacaaaattcaTGTTGTCTTATCCAGTAA
- the slh1 gene encoding ATP-dependent RNA helicase Slh1, ASCC3-like protein, whose product MELALKHVTNRLEKLDSNCFQDDIYTFEPKNVNSSLHSVGRTINDILDTTYTFLPKKVPIQENELVEDTISNLRWLKEKCETVCSTMDAELSPSTLFDSIVEALLSENDELTVQEDLINLVGFENVELLSQIFERSSLILQEYTSQSISMDEKASADPSVTHGQALLDSIRTKGPQFTRSKDNRGPLFTGQQVFESEKYPHVYGDKRLGNTISVIGKKFALPAGSQRDDYDKYEEITVPPAKHIPPMQSESPINVSSLDTLCKKTFMRYETLNRIQSLVFPVAYKTNENMLICAPTGAGKTDVALLTILQTISNFTEKLGLDEQNEERLRVLKDDFKIIYIAPMKALAAEVVEKMDKRLKWLGLKTRELTGDMQLTKSEIAETQIIVTTPEKWDVVTRKSVGDSQLTEKVRMVIIDEIHMLHDDRGAVIESLVARTQRFVETSQQMIRIVGLSATLPNYLDVADFLGVNRYKGLFYFSSAFRPCPIEHHFIGAKGSPKVVSTNVDEACFDKVLKLIREGHQVMIFVHSRKETVKSAIKIKEQFFHEGAADYLDCSTHEKYGLLQREVAKSKNKDLRELFKYGVGIHNAGMLRSDRHLTERLFSQGVLKILCCTATLAWGVNLPAYAVVIKGTQLYNPQKGSFVDLGVLDVLQIFGRAGRPQFENSAAAFIITSHDKLSHYVSVVTQQTPIESRFTERLVDNLNAEIALGTVTNVDEAVTWLGYTYLYIRMRRNPLIYGIAYDELLDDPLLGSKRRELIELAATRLAENQMIIFNKRNGYLSPKDLGRIASHFYISYQTVTTLNGLLKSKMSEADILSLLSQCTEFSQIKSRENEHKELESLMEHNAPCQLRDSISNTAGKVNVILQSYISQARVEDFTLTSDTNYVAQNAGRISRSLFEIALSRAWASAFTILNLSKSIEKRQWGFEHPLLQFDLPNDIAAKLENQYSNLSVEDLSEMSASELGDYVHNKKMGPTIKHCVSRLPLLGVEADLLPLTKNVLRLTLTINAKFTWDMKYHGNSQLFWIFVEDSDGLEILYHELLVLNRKSSTSPQLMSFTIPISDPLPSQLYIVAMSDRWIGAETVTPVSLSNVVLHEDSNPVTELLDLQPLPITALHNPVLEYICGKRFAFFNAVQTQFFHTVYHTDANVFVGAPTGSGKTMAAEFATWRAIQKNPSHKVIYIAPMKALVKERMSDWGSRLIEPMGLSMIELTGDTNLDTKTIMEANIIITTPEKWDGISRSWKTRKYVQDVSLVILDEIHLLGSDRGPILEMIVSRMNYIASQTNKGVRIVGLSTAVANANDLADWLNIKDGLFNFRHSVRPVPLEIYIDGFPGRAYCPRMMSMNKPAFQAIKTHSPTQPVLIFVSSRRQTRLTAKDLIAYCGLEDNPRRFLHMDDSELEMILSRVEDKNLKLALPFGMALHHAGLTEGDRKISEELFVNNKIQILIATSTLAWGVNTPAHLVIVKGTEYYDVKIEGYKDMDITDVLQMLGRAGRPQFDSSGVARIFVQDTKKSFYKHFLHSGFPVESYLHKVLDNHLNAEIASGTIDSIQGALDFLTWTYFYRRVYQNPIYYGAEGDDQDSVDKFLSGLIVSGFMELEKSACIYRVDEEDYAPTSLGKIVSYYYLFHHTVRNYVQKVKEEIDFQFALQLLCEATEFDDLAVRHNEDLINAEINKGLKYSAECLNLNMVDPHVKAFILSQAHIGRLKLPIDDYITDTLQVLDQVIRIIQAYIDVAAELGYSQVCLQYMTLLQCFKQACYPDELYRNALPGLHCNDEKDAMKIVYQFAGKSRENLEKGLSKNENVFDLSAAIEKLMAYPDLDIRVSQKESHKLYVSLRRKNKPLNPDFTISARFPKPQTEGFFVLIVDLATKELFAIRRASLSGKGQSNQLRLSLTCKLEIPEPCRGRKVKVIVVCDGYPLTYEQKFVLQE is encoded by the coding sequence ATGGAATTAGCGCTCAAGCATGTAACGAATCGCTTAGAAAAGCTGGATTCGAATTGTTTTCAAGATGATATTTATACTTTTGAACCGAAGAATGTGAATTCTTCACTACATTCGGTTGGAAGAACCATTAATGATATTTTGGATACGACTTACACATTTCtaccaaaaaaagtacctatacaagaaaatgaattggTCGAGGATACAATCTCTAATTTACGTTGGCTAAAGGAAAAATGTGAAACAGTTTGCTCTACTATGGATGCGGAATTGAGCCCTTCCACCTTGTTCGACTCGATTGTTGAGGCCCTTCTATCAGAAAACGACGAATTGACTGTACAGGAGGATTTGATTAATCTCGTCggttttgaaaatgttgaGCTCTTATCTCAGATTTTTGAAAGGTCATCGTTAATTTTGCAGGAGTACACTAGTCAATCGATTTCCATGGACGAAAAAGCTTCCGCAGACCCAAGTGTTACTCACGGACAAGCCCTTTTGGATTCTATTCGAACAAAGGGACCTCAATTTACACGATCCAAAGACAACCGCGGTCCATTATTTACTGGACAGCAAGTTTTCGAAAGTGAAAAGTATCCCCATGTTTACGGTGACAAAAGGCTTGGAAATACTATTAGTGTCATCGGCAAGAAATTCGCTTTGCCAGCTGGAAGTCAACGAGATGACTATGACAAATACGAGGAAATAACTGTCCCTCCTGCAAAACATATACCCCCTATGCAAAGCGAATCCCCAATTAATGTAAGTTCCTTGGATACTTTATGCAAGAAAACGTTTATGCGATATGAAACCCTGAATAGGATCCAGTCACTTGTGTTTCCCGTTGCTTACAAGACGAATGAAAATATGCTCATTTGTGCCCCTACGGGTGCCGGTAAAACCGATGTTGCCTTACTTACCATTCTGCAAACGATATCTAACTTTACTGAGAAATTGGGTCTAGACGAGCAAAACGAAGAACGCTTGCGGGTTTTGAAAGACGattttaaaattatttatattgCACCTATGAAAGCTTTAGCTGCAGAGGTCGTAGAAAAGATGGATAAACGTCTTAAATGGCTAGGACTAAAGACGAGGGAGCTGACTGGTGATATGCAATTAACCAAAAGTGAAATTGCAGAAACTCAAATTATCGTTACTACTCCCGAAAAATGGGATGTCGTTACTAGAAAGAGCGTAGGCGATAGCCAGTTAACAGAAAAAGTTCGAATGGTCATCATTGATGAAATTCACATGCTTCACGATGATCGTGGTGCTGTCATTGAATCATTAGTTGCCCGGACCCAGCGATTCGTAGAAACAAGTCAGCAGATGATTCGAATCGTTGGGTTATCTGCGACTCTTCCCAATTACCTTGACGTAGCTGACTTTTTGGGTGTTAATAGATATAAAggattattttatttttcttctgcttTTCGTCCATGCCCTATTGAGCATCATTTTATTGGTGCCAAAGGATCACCTAAAGTAGTAAGTACAAATGTTGATGAAGCTTGTTTCGATAAAGTCCTTAAACTTATTCGCGAAGGGCATCAGGTGATGATTTTTGTTCATTCCAGAAAGGAGACAGTAAAATCTGCTattaaaatcaaagaacAATTTTTCCACGAAGGTGCCGCTGATTATCTTGACTGCTCAACTCATGAGAAATATGGGCTTCTTCAGAGGGAAGTTGCTAAatctaaaaataaagatttaAGAGAACTATTTAAGTATGGTGTCGGCATCCATAATGCTGGTATGTTACGTTCTGATAGACATTTAACAGAGCGCCTTTTTTCACAAGGCGTATTAAAGATCTTGTGCTGCACAGCTACACTCGCTTGGGGTGTCAATCTTCCAGCTTACGCGGTAGTTATCAAAGGTACTCAACTGTATAATCCCCAGAAGggttcttttgttgatttgGGCGTTTTGGATGTTTTGCAGATTTTTGGTCGTGCTGGTCGTCCgcaatttgaaaattcgGCTGCTGCATTTATTATCACTTCCCATGATAAGCTTTCTCACTATGTTTCTGTTGTCACTCAACAGACACCGATTGAATCTCGGTTTACTGAACGGCTAGTTGATAATTTGAATGCAGAAATTGCTCTAGGAACTGTCACGAATGTGGATGAAGCTGTAACTTGGTTAGGTTATACATATTTGTACATCAGAATGCGACGAAATCCCTTAATTTACGGAATTGCTTACGATGAACTGTTAGATGATCCTTTGTTGGGCAGCAAACGACGAGAGTTGATTGAGTTGGCTGCTACAAGATTGGCCGAAAATCAAATGatcatttttaataaaCGGAACGGTTATTTATCACCTAAAGATTTGGGAAGAATTGCTTCTCATTTTTATATCTCGTATCAAACCGTTACCACCCTGAATGGTTTACTAAAAAGTAAGATGTCGGAAGCCgatattctttctttactaAGTCAGTGTACCGAATTCTCACAGATAAAATCCAGAGAAAACGAGCATAAAGAGTTGGAATCATTAATGGAACACAACGCTCCATGTCAATTAAGGGATAGCATTTCAAACACTGCAGGTAAAGTCAATGTTATCTTACAAAGCTATATATCCCAAGCTCGCGTTGAGGATTTTACTCTAACCTCTGATACAAATTACGTTGCTCAAAATGCCGGACGAATTTCACGATCTTTGTTTGAAATTGCTTTATCTCGTGCTTGGGCATCAGCTTTTACTATTTTAAACTTGAGTAaatcaattgaaaagagaCAGTGGGGGTTTGAACATCCATTATTGCAATTCGATCTCCCAAATGATATTGCCGCTAAACTTGAAAATCAATACAGTAACCTTTCTGTTGAAGACTTATCTGAAATGTCTGCCAGTGAACTCGGAGATTATGTTCACAATAAGAAAATGGGACCCACTATAAAGCACTGTGTCTCTCGCTTACCTTTACTTGGAGTAGAAGCTGACTTGTTACCCTTGACTAAAAATGTACTTCGGTTGACTTTGACAATTAATGCTAAGTTTACTTGGGACATGAAGTACCATGGCAATTCACAACTGTTCTGgatttttgttgaagataGCGATGGGTTGGAAATTCTTTATCATGAGCTTCTTGTACTAAACAGGAAAAGTTCTACATCCCCCCAGTTAATGTCGTTCACAATCCCTATTTCTGATCCTTTACCATCTCAATTATATATTGTTGCGATGTCCGATAGATGGATTGGCGCTGAAACTGTTACTCCGGTTTCATTGTCGAACGTGGTTTTGCATGAAGATTCTAATCCTGTGACTgaacttttggatttaCAACCTTTGCCTATAACTGCTCTCCATAATCCTGTGTTGGAGTACATTTGTGGAAAAAGATTCGCATTTTTCAATGCAGTACAAACACAATTCTTTCATACCGTATATCATACAGATGCTAATGTCTTTGTCGGTGCTCCTACTGGATCTGGTAAAACAATGGCAGCAGAATTTGCTACTTGGCGTGctattcaaaagaatccaTCTCACAAGGTTATTTATATTGCTCCAATGAAAGCCTTGgttaaagaaagaatgagCGATTGGGGTTCCAGATTAATAGAGCCAATGGGACTGAGCATGATTGAATTAACTGGTGATACCAACCTTGATACGAAGACAATTATGGAGGCGAATATTATTATCACAACACCAGAAAAATGGGATGGTATATCCAGAAGTTGGAAAACTAGGAAATATGTTCAAGACGTTTCTTTGGTTATTCTTGATGAAATTCATTTGCTAGGAAGTGATCGAGGTCctattttggaaatgatTGTTTCTCGTATGAATTATATAGCCTCACAAACGAATAAGGGTGTCAGAATTGTCGGCCTTTCTACTGCTGTTGCGAACGCAAACGATTTGGCTGATTGGCTCAATATTAAGGATGGCTTGTTTAACTTTAGGCATTCTGTCCGTCCTGTACCTTTAGAAATCTACATAGATGGTTTTCCTGGAAGGGCTTACTGTCCGCGTATGATGTCCATGAATAAGCCTGCTTTTCAAGCTATCAAAACACATTCTCCTACACAACCTGTTTTgatatttgtttcttctcgTCGACAAACAAGACTTACCGCGAAAGATTTAATTGCATATTGTGGTTTAGAGGATAATCCGCGCAGGTTTCTGCATATGGATGATTCAGAGTTAGAAATGATTCTTTCCAGAGTTGAAGACAAGAATTTGAAGTTGGCTTTACCATTTGGCATGGCTCTTCACCATGCTGGTCTTACCGAAGGCGATCGTAAGATTTCTGAAGAATTATTTGTCAACaacaaaattcaaattcttaTAGCTACAAGCACTTTGGCTTGGGGTGTTAACACTCCAGCCCATTTAGTTATTGTGAAAGGTACCGAATATTACGATGTTAAAATTGAAGGCTACAAAGACATGGATATAACCGACGTCTTGCAGATGCTTGGACGTGCTGGACGACCTCAATTCGACAGCTCTGGTGTTGCTCGTATATTTGTGCAAGACACTAAGAAGTCAttttataaacattttcttcatagTGGGTTTCCAGTTGAGTCTTACTTGCATAAAGTACTAGATAATCATCTAAACGCAGAGATAGCTAGCGGCACTATTGATAGTATTCAAGGCGCACTGGACTTTCTGACATGGACGTATTTCTATCGTAGAGTTTATCAGAATCCTATTTACTACGGTGCTGAAGGTGATGATCAGGACAGTGTAGATAAATTTTTATCAGGCTTAATTGTCAGCGGTTTTATGGAACTTGAGAAATCTGCCTGTATCTACCGCGTGGATGAGGAAGATTATGCTCCTACTTCTTTGGGGAAGATTGTTAGTTATTATTACTTATTTCACCATACTGTGAGGAATTATGTACAGAAAGTTAAAGAAGAGATTGATTTTCAATTCGCTCTCCAACTTCTTTGTGAAGCTACCGAATTTGATGATTTAGCTGTTCGACACAACGAAGATTTAATTAACGCTGAAATCAATAAGGGCCTCAAGTATTCTGCCGAGTGCCTTAACCTAAATATGGTTGATCCGCATGTGAAAGCATTTATCTTGTCTCAGGCTCATATTGGTAGATTGAAACTTCCTATCGACGATTATATTACAGATACTCTTCAAGTTTTGGACCAGGTTATTCGTATCATTCAAGCATACATTGACGTTGCAGCTGAATTAGGATATTCACAAGTTTGCTTGCAATATATGACTTTATTGCAGTGTTTTAAGCAAGCTTGTTATCCCGATGAGCTATACAGAAATGCGCTTCCAGGATTGCATTGTAATGATGAGAAAGATGCTATGAAAATAGTATATCAATTCGCTGGTAAATCGAGAGAAAATCTTGAAAAGGGATTAtcgaaaaatgaaaatgttttCGACCTATCAGCTGCTATCGAAAAGCTTATGGCATATCCTGATTTGGATATTAGGGTATCGCAAAAAGAATCACACAAACTATATGTTTCTTTGCGCCgtaaaaacaaaccttTGAATCCCGACTTTACTATTTCTGCTCGATTTCCTAAACCTCAAACCGAaggtttctttgttttaatCGTTGACTTGGCTACAAAGGAATTGTTTGCTATTCGTCGTGCATCCTTGTCTGGAAAAGGACAGTCAAATCAACTTAGACTCTCACTTACTTGCAAATTAGAAATTCCTGAGCCATGCCGTGGACGCAAAGTCAAAGTCATAGTTGTCTGCGATGGATATCCTTTGACATACGAACAAAAATTCGTTCTACAAGAATAA
- the enp1 gene encoding bystin family U3 and U14 snoRNA associated protein Enp1: MPKAPKPKLQHAPLYKDIADSSETGILRQKSSKQKKGKENVDRNGYMDAKASKRVLQLAREQQEELEQEEADGKPKTLSEEEGYPQSSHEKDTLENPVIEPRDEDDGSDQSDAASNASDSEEFGEDDEYEELDIDETDRKLFDKFFPENNDQGKDDAPEEQSTNLSDLIMQKISEAEARSRGEHVPTAEEEEEAMPPLPPKVIEVFSKVGVLLSKYRSGKIPKAFKIIPTLSNWEEILYITRPDTWTPHACYEATRIFISNLKPIQAQHFLNVIVLERIREDIQTNKKLNYHLYMALKKALYKPSAFFKGFLFPLVSENCSLREAAIVGSVLVKVSVPVLHSAAALLRLTEFDVNGASSVFIRILLDKKYALPYKVLDSLVFYFMRWKALDRPLAVLEHQSMLVFAQRYKFDITSEQKDALLEVVRVKGHYSIGPEIRRELVNSASRGEEIPQEMEEY; this comes from the exons ATGCCGAAGGCACCTAAACCAAAATTGCAGCATGCTCCTTTATACAAGGACATTGCTGATTCGTCTGAAACCGGAATTCTACGACAAAAGTCCAGtaagcaaaagaaaggaaaagaaaatgtagACAGAAATGGATATATGGATGCAAAAGCATCCAAACGGGTTTTGCAATTGGCTAGAGAGCAACAAGAAGAGCtagaacaagaagaagctgatggaaaaccaaaaactcTTTCTGAAGAGGAGGGGTACCCACAATCGTCTCACGAGAAGGATACTCTTGAAAACCCGGTCATTGAGCCAAgagatgaagatgatggaTCAGATCAATCGGATGCTGCTTCCAATGCTAGTGATAGTGAGGAATTCGGTGAAGATGATGAATATGAAGAATTAGACATAGACGAAACTGATCGtaaactttttgataaattttTCCCCGAAAACAATGATCAAGGAAAAGATGATGCCCCTGAAGAACAATCAACAAACCTTTCTGATTTGATTATGCAAAAAATTAGCGAGGCTGAGGCTCGTTCACGAGGTGAACATGTTCCTACTgctgaggaagaagaagaggcAATGCCTCCTCTCCCCCCGAAAGTGATTGAagtcttttcaaaagtagGTGTTTTGTTGAGTAAATATCGCTCAGGAAAAATTCCTAAGGCATTCAAGATTATTCCTACCTTATCGAATTGGGAAGAAATTTTATATATCACACGTCCCGATACATGGACCCCTCATGCCTGTTATGAGGCTACTCgtattttcatttcgaACTTGAAACCCATTCAAGCTCAGCACTTTTTGAACGTGATTGTTCTTGAAAGAATTCGTGAAGATATCCAAACTAACAAAAAGTTAAATTATCATTTATATATGGCTTTGAAGAAGGCTTTGTATAAACCTTCGgcttttttcaaaggatttttgtttcctctcGTTTCG gAAAATTGTAGTTTACGTGAAGCTGCCATCGTTGGTAGTGTTTTAGTAAAAGTTTCAGTACCGGTTCTTCATTCTGCTGCTGCCTTACTTCGTTTAACAGAATTTGATGTTAATGGTGCTAGTTCCGTCTTTATTCGAATCTTATTAGATAAAAAGTATGCATTACCTTACAAGGTTTTGGATTCGCtcgttttctattttatgCGCTGGAAAGCTTTGGATCGTCCTTTGGCTGTTTTGGAACATCAATCAATGCTTGTCTTTGCTCAACGTTACAAGTTTGACATTACTTCTGAGCAAAAAGATGCACTTTTGGAGGTTGTACGTGTTAAAGGCCATTACTCCATCGGCCCAGAAATTCGTCGTGAATTGGTCAACAGTGCCAGTCGTGGCGAAGAAATCCCTCAGGAAATGGAAGAGTATTGA
- the ash2 gene encoding Ash2-trithorax family protein translates to MSFSEALPYNPSSLSWNDTHTLNDQNQYCYCGKDRNLKFPDAQCRTCQNFFHLSCLTPPCNSMTGFSTNYTFTCRLCSDDGFEHLERGVSAWKAVTATSMANLVVKRYTDAHPDVPIEDLNAANKKNFAGDKFFFKKKEDLIPYIEENWHLLCPDREKVQTWQATLGSCLVANKDTYSAKDESLRNQNSEYSLSNPNLFIFRSGYIVPFQRIGATVPKRRFSEMDSSSLVSARLKEDNKEPKKEQKRVNSSVSNAFNKKKDVPTIPIRYKPPPWKPSDFNTVPKLPSFTQASSNKSHGFFSLSEIPFNSRGFRYTPCEAARDLPSTMYREIELPPFCARINWHDISPPVLVDHSVLSATVEKGFRMARSNVFMAQGEWYFEVRVEKGGGHDGSHVRVGLARREAPLDAPVGYDAYSYGLRDVGGQKVHMSRPRAFMESFGTGDVIGFHISLPKITPTDVQASNIYHDRIPIRYRGQLFFEQPDYVPSKAMDELLVPNEQAKYMDLAYLPNSYIKVYKNGSYMGTAFENLLDFTPINSINSNQHSFNDGSLGYYPAISMFGGGIARFQFGPQFSHRPSALGSNVRPVSERYTEQIAEDVLCDILDEIEYSNEPNAFSADLLPEQDEAGLTVIPEIKEILE, encoded by the coding sequence ATGTCGTTTTCGGAAGCACTGCCTTATAACCCTTCGAGCCTGAGCTGGAACGATACGCATACTCTTAATGACCAGAATCAATACTGTTATTGTGGAAAGGATCGCAATCTAAAATTCCCTGATGCGCAATGCCGTACATgtcaaaactttttccaTCTTTCTTGCTTGACACCCCCGTGCAATAGTATGACTGGCTTTTCCACGAATTATACCTTTACGTGCCGACTTTGCAGCGACGACGGATTTGAGCATTTGGAACGAGGAGTATCAGCTTGGAAAGCCGTAACGGCTACCTCGATGGCCAATTTGGTAGTTAAGCGCTATACTGATGCTCATCCTGATGTACCTATCGAAGACTTGAATGCCgctaataaaaagaattttgcTGGCGacaaattcttcttcaaaaaaaaggaggaTTTAATCCCTtatatagaagaaaactgGCACCTGTTGTGTCCCGATCGTGAAAAAGTGCAAACTTGGCAAGCTACTTTAGGAAGTTGCTTGGTTGCCAATAAAGATACATACAGTGCAAAGGATGAGTCTTTAAGGAACCAGAACTCCGAATATTCTTTGAGTAATcctaatttatttatttttcgcTCTGGCTACATTGTGCCTTTCCAAAGAATTGGCGCAACCGTTCCGAAGCGGCGGTTTTCTGAAATGGATTCTTCCTCTCTAGTTTCTGCAAGGTTAAAGGAAGACAATAAAGAACCTAAAAAGGAACAGAAGCGTGTCAATAGCTCTGTATCAAATGCTttcaacaagaaaaaagacgtGCCCACCATTCCTATACGCTACAAACCGCCTCCTTGGAAGCCGTCTGATTTCAACACTGTCCCCAAACTACCAAGTTTTACCCAAGCATCTTCCAATAAATCCcatggttttttttctttgtctgAAATTCCTTTTAATTCTCGAGGCTTTCGATACACGCCTTGCGAAGCTGCCCGTGATCTCCCAAGTACAATGTATCGTGAAATTGAACTTCCTCCCTTTTGTGCAAGGATCAACTGGCATGATATATCTCCCCCTGTGTTGGTCGATCATTCAGTGTTGTCAGCGACAGTGGAAAAGGGTTTCCGTATGGCACGTTCCAATGTATTTATGGCTCAAGGAGAATGGTATTTTGAGGTCAGAGTAGAAAAAGGAGGTGGCCATGATGGCTCTCACGTTCGTGTAGGACTTGCTAGGAGAGAAGCTCCACTCGATGCTCCTGTTGGTTACGACGCTTATTCTTATGGATTGCGAGATGTAGGAGGGCAGAAAGTCCACATGTCTCGACCGCGAGCTTTTATGGAATCTTTTGGAACTGGAGACGTTATAGGATTTCATATTTCCTTACCAAAAATTACGCCGACAGATGTTCAAGCTTCTAACATATACCATGACAGGATTCCTATTCGCTATAGAGGACAGCTCTTTTTTGAGCAGCCAGATTATGTGCCAAGCAAAGCGATGGATGAACTTTTAGTACCAAATGAACAAGCCAAGTACATGGATTTGGCATATTTACCTAATTCATATATAAAAGTATACAAAAATGGCTCGTATATGGGAACTGCGTTTGAAAATTTACTGGATTTTACACCTATTAATTCTATAAACTCTAATCAACATTCATTTAATGACGGTTCTCTGGGTTATTATCCTGCAATTAGCATGTTTGGAGGAGGAATTGCTAGGTTTCAATTTGGTCCTCAATTTTCGCATCGCCCGTCTGCATTGGGATCAAATGTGCGACCAGTGTCAGAAAGATATACGGAACAAATTGCAGAAGACGTTTTATGCGATATCcttgatgaaattgaatattCGAATGAACCGAATGCTTTCTCGGCGGATCTACTGCCTGAACAAGATGAAGCAGGTTTAACAGTCATTCCtgaaattaaagaaatattaGAATAA
- the swf1 gene encoding palmitoyltransferase Swf1: MYSDPGVVTHKNWQEVSTAYPYDFKIFFPRMCETCKFMKPARSKHCRLCNCCVQKFDHHCIWINNCVGRNNIRYFFLFLLSTLQIQLYGVLCIGSHFNKVRDPSLRSHLVSWWAAITAERQLGSIFLISVFSSVIVFSFLCYEFYLVYAGYTTNESEKWAGLSELIQQSRVYMHYRNGVQMLTLQDEAPPDATLARSLAQVDNIYDRGFWNNFKSICFP, from the coding sequence ATGTACTCGGATCCCGGTGTAGTTACACATAAAAACTGGCAGGAAGTTTCAACTGCATACCCTTACgatttcaaaatctttttcccGCGCATGTGTGAAACTTGTAAATTTATGAAGCCAGCTAGATCGAAGCATTGCCGCTTGTGCAACTGCTGTGTACAAAAGTTTGATCATCATTGCATTTGGATAAACAACTGTGTTGGACGCAACAATATTCgctatttctttttatttttactttccaCATTACAAATTCAATTGTATGGTGTCCTTTGTATCGGATCCCATTTTAACAAAGTGCGGGATCCCAGTTTAAGGTCTCATTTGGTCTCCTGGTGGGCTGCTATCACCGCTGAGAGGCAACTTGGTTCCatctttttaatttcaGTCTTTAGTAGTGtaattgttttctctttcttgtGTTATGAATTTTACTTGGTGTACGCAGGATATACAACAAACGAAAGTGAGAAATGGGCAGGTTTGAGTGAGCTTATCCAGCAGTCTAGAGTTTATATGCACTACAGAAATGGAGTTCAAATGCTAACCCTTCAAGACGAGGCTCCCCCGGATGCTACGTTGGCGCGCTCACTTGCTCAGGTCGATAATATTTACGATCGAGGATTTTGGAACAACTTCAAGTCTATATGTTTCCCATAA
- the isd11 gene encoding mitochondrial [2Fe-2S] cluster assembly protein, LYR family Isd11 — protein MASNRQTFVHLYRDLMKTAKIFPYTYREYTLRRTRDKFKELKNVTDPSLVHEFEQEARHLLGVVQRQTTLNGMYNKRNLVVENTDNAEVNVKKSFENASQL, from the exons ATGGCTTCCAATCGGCAAACCTTTGTCCATTTATATAGGGATTTGATGAAAACAGCGAAAATATTTCCCTACACATACCGTGAATATACGCTTCGCCGTACTAGAGACAAGtttaaagaattgaaaaatgtAACGGATCCTTCACTGGTGCATGAATTTGAACAAGAAGCACGACATTTATTAGGAGTTGTACAAAGACAAACAACTCTCAATGGAATGTACAACAAGAGAAATCTCGTTGTCGAG AATACTGATAATGCAGAAGTAAACGTGAAAAAGTCGTTCGAAAATGCCTCTCAACTTTGA